Proteins from a genomic interval of Oryctolagus cuniculus chromosome 8, mOryCun1.1, whole genome shotgun sequence:
- the FGB gene encoding fibrinogen beta chain — protein MVSWNFQKFKTMKHLLFLLLCTFIVKSQAADDYDDEVLPDARGHRPIDRKREELPSLRPAPPPISGGGYRARPATPVARQTKKERKIPDAGGCLHADEERGVLCPTGCLLQEDLLRQEKPIKNRVKELRNTMDEISESSSTTFQYMTLLKDMWQKRQKQAKDNENAINEYSLELEKQKIYIDETVNSNIPTNLRVLRSILETLRSKIQKLESDVSIQMDYCRTPCTVSCNIPVVSGKECEEIIRKGGETSEMYLIQPESSIKPYRVYCDMTTENGGWTVIQNRQDGSVDFGRKWNPYKEGFGNIARNADGKKYCGLPGEYWLGNDKISQITKIGPTELLIEMEDWNGDKVKAHYGGFTLQNEANKYQISVNKYKGTAGNALMEGASQLVGENRTMTIHNGMFFSTYDRDNDGWLTADPRKQCAKEDGGGWWYNRCHAANPNGRYYWGGHYSWDMAKHGTDDGIVWMNWKGSWYSLKKMSMKVRPFFPQQ, from the exons ATGGTTTCTTGgaactttcaaaaatttaaaaccatGAAACATCTGTTATTTCTACTGTTGTGTACTTTTATAGTTAAATCCCAAGCTGCCGATGACTACGATGATGAG GTCTTACCAGACGCCCGTGGTCATCGGCCCATcgacaggaagagggaagaacTTCCGAGCCTGAGACCTGCCCCACCTCCCATCAGCGGAGGCGGCTACCGAGCTCGGCCAGCCACACCAGTTGCCAGGCAAacgaaaaaggaaaggaaaataccTGATGCTGGAGGCTGCCTTCATGCTGATGAAGAGCGG GGAGTGTTGTGTCCCACAGGATGTCTGTTGCAAGAGGACTTGTTAAGACAGGAGAAGCCAATCAAAAACAGGGTTAAGGAGTTACGTAACACGATGGATGAGATTTCTGAGAGCTCCAGCACCACCTTTCAGTACATGACTCTGCTAAAAGACATGTGGCAAAAGAGGCAGAAGCAAGCAAAAG ATAATGAAAATGCAATAAATGAGTATTCCTTAGagctggaaaagcagaaaatatatATAGATGAGACTGTGAATAGTAATATTCCAACTAACCTTCGTGTGCTCCGTTCAATCCTGGAAACTCTGAGaagcaaaatacaaaaattagAATCTGACGTCTCAATTCAGATGGACTACTGCCGTACTCCATGCACTGTCAGTTGTAATATTCCTGTGGTGTCTGGAAAAG AATGTGAGGAAATTATCAGGAAAGGAGGTGAAACATCTGAAATGTATCTCATTCAGCCTGAAAGTTCTATCAAACCATATAGAGTATACTGTGATATGACCACAGAAAATGGAG GATGGACAGTAATTCAGAATCGTCAAGATGGCAGTGTTGACTTTGGCAGGAAATGGAATCCATACAAGGAAGGGTTTGGAAACATCGCAAGGAACgcagatgggaaaaaatattgcGGCCTACCAG gcGAATATTGGCTTGGAAATGATAAAATTTCCCAGATTACCAAGATAGGACCCACAGAACTTTTGATTGAAATGGAAGACTGGAACGGAGATAAGGTGAAGGCTCACTATGGAGGCTTCACTCTCCAGAACGAGGCCAACAaataccagatctcagtgaacaAATACAAAGGAACTGCTGGAAACGCTCTCATGGAGGGGGCATCTCAACTTGTGGGCGAGAACAGAACCATGACCATTCACAACGGCATGTTCTTCAGCACGTACGACAGAGACAATGATGGCTG GCTAACTGCAGATCCCAGAAAACAGTGTGCTAAAGAGGATGGTGGTGGATGGTGGTATAACAGATGCCATGCAGCCAATCCAAACGGCAGATACTACTGGGGTGGACATTACAGCTGGGACATGGCAAAGCATGGCACAGATGACGGCATAGTATGGATGAATTGGAAGGGGTCATGGTATTCATTGAAGAAGATGTCTATGAAGGTCAGGCCCTTCTTCCCACAGCAGTAG